Proteins from one Juglans microcarpa x Juglans regia isolate MS1-56 chromosome 6S, Jm3101_v1.0, whole genome shotgun sequence genomic window:
- the LOC121236431 gene encoding HVA22-like protein e, with protein sequence MGQFWTLITQLHSLSGPVLMLLYPLYASVEAIESTSKLDDQQWLAYWILYSFLTLMEMLFQPILEWIPIWYDVKLLFVIWLVLPQFQGAAFLYERFVREQINKYRSGASDHHQQKSPNGSKGKHKFLQFVTPKKGEQEAY encoded by the exons ATGGGACAATTTTGGACGTTGATCACTCAACTTCATTCACTTTCCGG GCCAGTGCTGATGTTGCTGTACCCCTT ATATGCATCAGTGGAGGCCATTGAGAGCACATCAAAACTGGATGACCAACAGTGGCTTGCGTATTGGATCTTGTACTCATTTCTCACTCTCATGGAGATGCTTTTCCAACCCATTTTGGAGTG GATACCTATTTGGTACGATGTGAAGCTACTGTTTGTGATATGGCTAGTTCTGCCACAGTTTCAAGGGGCAGCTTTCTTATATGAGAGGTTCGTGAGAGAGCAAATCAACAAGTATAGATCAGGAGCGAGTGATCATCATCAACAGAAGTCTCCCAATGGCAGCAAGGGCAAGCACAAGTTCCTGCAGTTCGTCACCCCCAAGAAA GGGGAGCAGGAGGCATACTAA